A single Triticum dicoccoides isolate Atlit2015 ecotype Zavitan chromosome 2A, WEW_v2.0, whole genome shotgun sequence DNA region contains:
- the LOC119353009 gene encoding probable cinnamyl alcohol dehydrogenase 6, with product MEVTPKHTQAVSGWAAMEPSGEVVPFAFKRRENGVDDVTIKVHYCGMCHTDLHFINNDWGITMYPLVPGHEITGVVTRVGANVSGFRPGDRVGVGCIAASCLDCDHCRRSEENYCDKVALTYNGIFWDGSVTYGGYSSMLVAHKRFLVRIPDALPLDAAAPLLCAGITVYSPMKQHGMLLGEPGRRLGVVGLGGLGHVAVKFGKAFGLKVTVISTSPAKEREARESLKADDFVLSTDERQMQAMARSLDYVIDTVSAQHSLGPILELLKVNGKLVLVAAPDKPVELPSFPLIFGKRTVSGSMTGGMKETQEMMDLCGEHGITADIELVSTDGINDALARLARNDVRYRFVVDVAGTGSRL from the coding sequence ACCCCGAAGCACACGCAGGCGGTGAGCGGGTGGGCGGCCATGGAGCCGTCCGGCGAGGTGGTGCCCTTCGCCTTCAAGCGCCGGGAGAACGGCGTGGACGACGTCACCATCAAGGTGCACTACTGCGGCATGTGCCACACGGACCTCCACTTCATCAACAACGACTGGGGCATCACCATGTACCCCCTCGTGCCCGGCCACGAGATCACCGGCGTCGTCACCCGGGTCGGCGCCAACGTCTCCGGCTTCCGCCCCGGCGACCGCGTCGGCGTCGGATGCATCGCCGCCTCCTGCCTCGACTGCGACCACTGCCGCCGCTccgaggagaactactgcgacaaGGTCGCGCTCACCTACAACGGCATCTTCTGGGACGGCAGCGTCACCTACGGCGGCTACTCCAGCATGCTCGTCGCCCACAAGCGGTTCCTCGTGCGCATCCCGGACGCCCTCCCGCTCGACGCCGCCGCGCCGCTGCTGTGCGCCGGGATCACCGTGTACAGCCCCATGAAGCAGCACGGGATGCTGCTGGGCGAGCCCGGGCGGCGGCTGGGCGTGGTCGGGCTGGGCGGGCTCGGCCACGTCGCCGTCAAGTTCGGCAAGGCGTTCGGGCTCAAGGTCACCGTCATCAGCACGTCGCCGGCCAAGGAGCGCGAGGCGAGGGAGAGCCTCAAGGCCGACGACTTCGTCCTGAGCACCGACGAGAGGCAGATGCAGGCCATGGCTCGGAGCCTGGACTACGTGATCGACACGGTGTCGGCGCAGCACTCGCTGGGGcccatcctggagctgctcaaggTGAACGGGAAACTGGTGCTGGTGGCGGCGCCGGACAAGCCGGTGGAGCTGCCGTCCTTCCCGCTCATCTTCGGGAAGAGGACGGTGAGCGGGAGCATGACGGGGGGCATGAAGGAGACGCAGGAGATGATGGACCTGTGCGGGGAGCACGGCATCACCGCCGACATCGAGCTCGTCTCCACCGACGGGATCAACGACGCGCTGGCCAGGCTCGCGCGCAACGACGTCCGCTACCGCTTCGTCGTCGACGTCGCCGGCACTGGCTCCAGGCTCTAG